Proteins found in one Thunnus maccoyii chromosome 5, fThuMac1.1, whole genome shotgun sequence genomic segment:
- the poglut3 gene encoding protein O-glucosyltransferase 3: MVCKRSVDLVKPLQSGLLCRFIVLCVFISVNLPVSDSEGISPERCLIWGPGLNPDIVLPVRFFFIQAVNSKGENLTLSPGKDTFKVKISSLDNNEHIRVHVPPPLDRRDGSFLVRYRLYSTALKGLRVQVLHQDAAVAKSPYTVPGPVYHEYCDCPESDASVWQDVMQCPAKEPQILADFKSFPAVDLQQLREEVPRRFANRGGIIHYTIINNQLYRRTLGKYTDFKMFSDEILLSLTRKVRVPDVEFYINVGDWPLETRRADASPGPVPVLSWCGSTETRDIVLPTYEVTHSTLETMRGVTNDLLSVQGNTGPPWANKTDRAFFRGRDSREERLQLASLSKKNPELLDAGITGWFFFRDREKHVGKAPLVGFFDFFKYKYQVNVDGTVAAYRFPYLMLGNSLVLKQDSQFYEHFYSHLRAGTHYVPVKRNLSDLLEKIKWAKENDSEAQEIARAGQAAARELLQPSRLYCYYYRVLHMYSERQTGQPTQHADMELVPQPDDHTAVCRCERKSQKEETIVKDEL; this comes from the exons ATGGTTTGTAAGCGCAGCGTTGACTTAGTCAAGCCTTTGCAGAGCGGTTTACTATGCAGGTTCATAGTTTTATGCGTATTTATTAGCGTTAACTTGCCGGTTTCTGACAGTGAAGGAATCAGTCCAGAGAGATGTCTCATCTGGGGTCCAGGGCTGAACCCCGACATAGTTTTACCAGTCCGCTTCTTCTTCATTCAGGCGGTCAACTCCAAAGGAGAAAACCTGACTTTATCTCCAG gtaaagacacatttaaagtgAAGATAAGTTCCCTGGATAATAATGAGCACATCCGTGTCCACGTCCCTCCACCTCTGGACAGAAGAGACGGCTCCTTCTTGGTGAGGTACCGGCTGTACAGCACGGCCCTGAAAGGCCTCAGAGTCCAGGTCCTCCATCAAgatgctgctgttgccaagtcACCCTACACTGTACCAG GTCCAGTCTATCATGAATACTGTGACTGTCCTGAATCTGATGCCTCCGTCTGGCAGGACGTCATGCAGTGTCCCGCTAAGGAGCCTCAGATTCTGGCGGACTTTAAATCTTTCCCAGCGGTcgacctgcagcagctcagagaggAAGTGCCTCGCAGATTCGCAAATAGAGGAGGTATCATTCATTACACCATCATCAACAATCAGCTCTACCGCCGCACGCTGGGAAAATACACCGACTTCAAGATGTTCTCTGATGAAATACTGCTGTCTCTAACAAGGAAG GTGAGGGTGCCTGATGTGGAGTTTTACATCAATGTTGGCGACTGGCCGTTAGAGACCAGGAGAGCGGATGCCAGTCCCGGGCCTGTTCCAGTCTTGTCTTGGTGCGGCTCTACAGAGACACGAGACATTGTCCTCCCCACCTATGAGGTCACACACTCCACTCTGGAGACCATGAGAGGTGTCACCAATGATCTGCTGTCTGTCCAAGGCAATacag GGCCTCCTTGGGCTAACAAAACAGATCGGGCATTTTTCCGTGGTCGGGACAGTCGCGAGGAGCGTCTTCAGCTGGCCTCTCTGTCCAAGAAAAATCCTGAGCTGTTGGACGCAGGAATCACAGGATGGTTCTTTTTCAGAGACAGGGAGAAACATGTAGGCAAGGCACCGCTTGTTGGATTCTTTGACTTCTTTAAG TACAAGTACCAAGTGAACGTGGATGGAACGGTGGCAGCGTATCGGTTTCCTTACCTGATGCTCGGGAACAGTCTGGTTCTAAAGCAGGACTCGCAGTTTTATGAACATTTCTACAGCCATCTCAGAGCTGGCACTCACTACGTCCCTGTGAAGAGAAACCTGTCGGACCTGTTGGAGAAAATCAAATGGGCCAAAGAGAATGACTCCGAGGCACAAGAGATTGCCAGAGCGGGTCAGGCAGCGGCCAGAGAGTTGCTGCAGCCCAGCAGACTCTACTGTTACTACTACAGAGTACTGCACATGTACTCAGAGCGGCAGACAGGACAGCCAACACAACATGCAGACATGGAGCTGGTGCCTCAGCCGGACGACCACACTGCTGTGTGCAGATGTGAGCGCAAAAGCCAGAAAGAAGAAACGATTGTGAAGGATGAACTATGA